A window of Rhododendron vialii isolate Sample 1 chromosome 13a, ASM3025357v1 contains these coding sequences:
- the LOC131314883 gene encoding ubiquitin carboxyl-terminal hydrolase 5 isoform X2 → MAETAVCSSSEPTPDVEKVMIRDISLAAEAQTKEGDTFYLITQRWWQDWLEYVNQNQATITLDGSSSDRPDSCGLTNLKRPSAIDNSDLIYEAESEDSPIGIDLHDTLVEGTDYILLPQEVWNRLYAWYGGGPTLARKVINSGVSQTELAVEVYPLRLQLHLMPKGDNSSIRISKKETIGELHRRACEIFDLNSEQVWIWDYYGRRKYALMQDMGKTLDDANIQMDQDILVELVDNSNSALGGFSASKGLSRNCNSESSQFQSLTSPGRESDNTYGISGVTTRGSSCGLTGLLNLGNTCFMNSAIQCLVHTPEFARYFREDYHKEINWQNPLGMVGELALAFGELLRKLWAPGRTPVAPRPFKAKLARFAPQFSGYNQHDSQELLAFLLDGLHEDLNRVKHKPYVKSRDADGRLDEEVADEYWANHISRNDSIIVDVCQGQYKSTLVCPACNKISVTFDPFMYLSLPLQSTTTRTMAVTVFTCDGSALPNACTITVPKQGRCRDLIQAISNACSLKHNEKLLLAEIRSHLIHRFLEDPLILLSSIKDDDHLAAYKIPKFVKNTKFLQLIHRREERETSNAQSTIGWKPYGTPLVSPISCDEVITRGDIQSMVHTMLSPMLRTESVGHPDISDTNTLLPASDPSQTTSSSAACRDSNVEDSVQRNGGSSKSVTLPKLPLQLVDENNACIDLSVGEDKAVKLSSSSMSILVFIDWSGKLLEKYDAYYLENLPEVFKNGPVTKKARTEPLSLYTCLEAFLREEPLVPEDMWYCPQCKERRQASKKLDLWRLPEVLVIHLKRFSYSRSMKHKLETFVNFPIHDFDLTNYIANKNNASRQLYELYALTNHYGGMGSGHYTAHIKLLDENRWYNFDDSHISPINEEDVKSAAAYVLFYRRVKTEDASVSNGAQSSVDHIIYSRK, encoded by the exons atgGCGGAGACAGCAGTGTGTAGTTCGTCGGAGCCAACGCCGGACGTAGAGAAGGTAATGATTAGGGACATTTCCTTGGCTGCCGAAGCTCAGACCAAAGAAGGCGATACGTTTTACTTAATCACCCAAAG GTGGTGGCAAGATTGGCTGGAGTATGTCAACCAGAACCAGGCAACTATTACACTTGATGGTTCCTCTTCTGACCGGCCTGATTCTTGCGGCTTAACTAATTTAAAGAGGCCATCTGCTATTGATAACTCTGATTTGATATATGAAGCAGAATCAGAGGATTCCCCTATTGGTATTGATCTCCATGATACTTTAGTAGAAGGCACCGATTATATATTACTTCCGCAAGAAGTTTGGAATCGGTTATATGCATG GTATGGAGGGGGTCCCACGTTGGCTCGAAAAGTAATCAATTCTGGTGTATCTCAAACAGAATTAGCTGTAGAAGTCTATCCTTTACGCCTTCAGTTACATCTGATGCCAAAGGGTGACAACTCGAGCATAAGAATAAGCAAAAAG GAAACCATTGGAGAGCTTCACAGAAGAGCTTGTGAGATTTTTGATCTTAATTCAGAGCAA GTATGGATCTGGGACTATTATGGCCGCCGAAAGTATGCTTTGATGCAAGACATGGGTAAAACACTTGATGATGCCAACATACAAATGGATCAAGAT ATTTTGGTGGAGCTTGTTGATAATAGTAACTCTGCGTTAG GAGGTTTTTCTGCTAGCAAAGGCTTATCAAGAAACTGCAATTCAGAGTCGTCACAATTTCAGAGCCTGACATCCCCTGGTAGAGAGTCAGATAACACCTATGGGATCAGTGGTGTTACCACAAGGGGGTCTTCTTGTGGTCTGACTGGATTGTTGAATCTTGGAAACACGTGCTTTATGAATAGTGCAATACAATGTCTTGTTCATACGCCCGAATTTGCTAGATATTTTCGCGAGGATTACCATAAAGAAATAAATTGGCAGAACCCTTTGGGCATGGTG GGGGAGCTTGCTCTAGCGTTTGGTGAGTTACTTCGAAAATTGTGGGCACCTGGACGAACTCCAGTTGCTCCGCGGCCATTTAAGGCGAAGCTTGCTCGCTTTGCACCACAATTTAGTGGATACAATCAGCATGATTCTCAG GAACTCCTGGCTTTTCTGTTAGATGGGCTTCATGAAGATCTGAATCGTGTCAAACACAAACCATACGTAAAATCGAGAGATGCAGATGGAAGGCTTGATGAAGAGGTTGCTGATGAGTATTGGGCGAATCACATTTCTCGTAATGATTCCATAATTGTGGATGTTTGCCAA GGCCAATACAAGTCAACTCTGGTTTGTCCTGCTTGTAATAAAATCTCAGTTACATTTGATCCCTTCATGTACCTTTCCTTGCCACTCCAGTCCACCACCACTCGTACTATGGCGGTGACAGTCTTTACTTGTGATGGAAGTGCACTACCAAATGCTTGCACCATAACTGTTCCAAAACAGGGGCGTTGTAGGGACTTGATCCAAGCCATTAGCAATGCTTGTTCCTTAAAGCATAATGAGAAACTTTTGCTTGCAGAG ATAAGGAGTCACTTGATTCACCGGTTCTTGGAAGATCCTCTAATATTATTGTCTTCAATAAAAGATGATGATCACCTTGCTGCTTACAAGATTCCAAAGTTTGTGAAGAATACAAAATTTCTACAGTTAATACACCGTCGTGAAGAACG GGAGACTAGTAATGCCCAGAGCACAATTGGGTGGAAGCCATATGGAACCCCTCTCGTTTCACCAATCTCTTGTGACGAAGTTATTACAAGAGGTGACATACAGTCAATGGTTCACACAATGCTCTCTCCGATGCTAAGAACTGAGAGTGTGGGACATCCTGATATTTCTGATACTAACACCTTACTACCAGCTTCGGATCCATCTCAAACCACTAGTTCAAGTGCAGCGTGCAGAGACTCTAATGTAGAAGATTCAGTACAAAGGAATGGTGGCAGCTCAAAATCAGTGACCTTACCAAAACTGCCTCTGCAGTTGGTTGATGAAAACAATGCATGCATTGATCTATCAGTTGGAGAAGATAAAGCCGTTAAATTGTCCTCATCCTCAATGTCAATACTAGTATTTATTGACTGGTCAGGGAAGCTTTTGGAGAAATATGATGCATATTATTTGGAAAACTTGCCAGAAGTATTCAAAAATGGGCCCGTGACGAAGAAAGCTCGTACTGAACCTCTCTCGTTGTACACCTGCCTAGAAGCTTTTCTCCGTGAAGAGCCATTGGTTCCTGAAGACATGTG GTACTGTCCTCAGTGCAAGGAACGAAGGCAAGCAAGCAAGAAGCTAGATCTTTGGAGGCTCCCAGAAGTGCTTGTTATCCATTTAAAGAGGTTCTCATACAGCAGGTCGATGAAGCACAAGCTGGAAACCTTTGTCAATTTTCCTATACACGACTTTGATTTGACGAACTATATAGccaacaaaaataatgcaaGCCGCCAACTCTATGAACTCTATGCCTTGACCAATCACTATGGCGGAATGGGAAGTGGGCACTATACTGCCCATATCAAG CTTCTAGATGAAAACAGGTGGTACAATTTTGACGACAGCCACATATCGCCCATAAACGAAGAAGATGTAAAGTCAGCTGCCGCTTACGTGCTTTTCTACCGGCGGGTGAAAACAGAGGATGCCTCGGTAAGCAATGGAGCACAGTCCTCTGTGGATCACATCATTTATTCACGAAAGTAA
- the LOC131314883 gene encoding ubiquitin carboxyl-terminal hydrolase 5 isoform X1, which produces MAETAVCSSSEPTPDVEKVMIRDISLAAEAQTKEGDTFYLITQRWWQDWLEYVNQNQATITLDGSSSDRPDSCGLTNLKRPSAIDNSDLIYEAESEDSPIGIDLHDTLVEGTDYILLPQEVWNRLYAWYGGGPTLARKVINSGVSQTELAVEVYPLRLQLHLMPKGDNSSIRISKKETIGELHRRACEIFDLNSEQVWIWDYYGRRKYALMQDMGKTLDDANIQMDQDILVELVDNSNSALGGCMSSVLENGSADKETTSVLVEPSKSGFSIAGGFSASKGLSRNCNSESSQFQSLTSPGRESDNTYGISGVTTRGSSCGLTGLLNLGNTCFMNSAIQCLVHTPEFARYFREDYHKEINWQNPLGMVGELALAFGELLRKLWAPGRTPVAPRPFKAKLARFAPQFSGYNQHDSQELLAFLLDGLHEDLNRVKHKPYVKSRDADGRLDEEVADEYWANHISRNDSIIVDVCQGQYKSTLVCPACNKISVTFDPFMYLSLPLQSTTTRTMAVTVFTCDGSALPNACTITVPKQGRCRDLIQAISNACSLKHNEKLLLAEIRSHLIHRFLEDPLILLSSIKDDDHLAAYKIPKFVKNTKFLQLIHRREERETSNAQSTIGWKPYGTPLVSPISCDEVITRGDIQSMVHTMLSPMLRTESVGHPDISDTNTLLPASDPSQTTSSSAACRDSNVEDSVQRNGGSSKSVTLPKLPLQLVDENNACIDLSVGEDKAVKLSSSSMSILVFIDWSGKLLEKYDAYYLENLPEVFKNGPVTKKARTEPLSLYTCLEAFLREEPLVPEDMWYCPQCKERRQASKKLDLWRLPEVLVIHLKRFSYSRSMKHKLETFVNFPIHDFDLTNYIANKNNASRQLYELYALTNHYGGMGSGHYTAHIKLLDENRWYNFDDSHISPINEEDVKSAAAYVLFYRRVKTEDASVSNGAQSSVDHIIYSRK; this is translated from the exons atgGCGGAGACAGCAGTGTGTAGTTCGTCGGAGCCAACGCCGGACGTAGAGAAGGTAATGATTAGGGACATTTCCTTGGCTGCCGAAGCTCAGACCAAAGAAGGCGATACGTTTTACTTAATCACCCAAAG GTGGTGGCAAGATTGGCTGGAGTATGTCAACCAGAACCAGGCAACTATTACACTTGATGGTTCCTCTTCTGACCGGCCTGATTCTTGCGGCTTAACTAATTTAAAGAGGCCATCTGCTATTGATAACTCTGATTTGATATATGAAGCAGAATCAGAGGATTCCCCTATTGGTATTGATCTCCATGATACTTTAGTAGAAGGCACCGATTATATATTACTTCCGCAAGAAGTTTGGAATCGGTTATATGCATG GTATGGAGGGGGTCCCACGTTGGCTCGAAAAGTAATCAATTCTGGTGTATCTCAAACAGAATTAGCTGTAGAAGTCTATCCTTTACGCCTTCAGTTACATCTGATGCCAAAGGGTGACAACTCGAGCATAAGAATAAGCAAAAAG GAAACCATTGGAGAGCTTCACAGAAGAGCTTGTGAGATTTTTGATCTTAATTCAGAGCAA GTATGGATCTGGGACTATTATGGCCGCCGAAAGTATGCTTTGATGCAAGACATGGGTAAAACACTTGATGATGCCAACATACAAATGGATCAAGAT ATTTTGGTGGAGCTTGTTGATAATAGTAACTCTGCGTTAGGTGGTTGCATGAGTTCTGTTCTGGAGAATGGATCTGCTGACAAGGAAACCACCTCAGTTCTTGTAGAGCCTTCTAAGTCGGGCTTTTCAATTGCAGGAGGTTTTTCTGCTAGCAAAGGCTTATCAAGAAACTGCAATTCAGAGTCGTCACAATTTCAGAGCCTGACATCCCCTGGTAGAGAGTCAGATAACACCTATGGGATCAGTGGTGTTACCACAAGGGGGTCTTCTTGTGGTCTGACTGGATTGTTGAATCTTGGAAACACGTGCTTTATGAATAGTGCAATACAATGTCTTGTTCATACGCCCGAATTTGCTAGATATTTTCGCGAGGATTACCATAAAGAAATAAATTGGCAGAACCCTTTGGGCATGGTG GGGGAGCTTGCTCTAGCGTTTGGTGAGTTACTTCGAAAATTGTGGGCACCTGGACGAACTCCAGTTGCTCCGCGGCCATTTAAGGCGAAGCTTGCTCGCTTTGCACCACAATTTAGTGGATACAATCAGCATGATTCTCAG GAACTCCTGGCTTTTCTGTTAGATGGGCTTCATGAAGATCTGAATCGTGTCAAACACAAACCATACGTAAAATCGAGAGATGCAGATGGAAGGCTTGATGAAGAGGTTGCTGATGAGTATTGGGCGAATCACATTTCTCGTAATGATTCCATAATTGTGGATGTTTGCCAA GGCCAATACAAGTCAACTCTGGTTTGTCCTGCTTGTAATAAAATCTCAGTTACATTTGATCCCTTCATGTACCTTTCCTTGCCACTCCAGTCCACCACCACTCGTACTATGGCGGTGACAGTCTTTACTTGTGATGGAAGTGCACTACCAAATGCTTGCACCATAACTGTTCCAAAACAGGGGCGTTGTAGGGACTTGATCCAAGCCATTAGCAATGCTTGTTCCTTAAAGCATAATGAGAAACTTTTGCTTGCAGAG ATAAGGAGTCACTTGATTCACCGGTTCTTGGAAGATCCTCTAATATTATTGTCTTCAATAAAAGATGATGATCACCTTGCTGCTTACAAGATTCCAAAGTTTGTGAAGAATACAAAATTTCTACAGTTAATACACCGTCGTGAAGAACG GGAGACTAGTAATGCCCAGAGCACAATTGGGTGGAAGCCATATGGAACCCCTCTCGTTTCACCAATCTCTTGTGACGAAGTTATTACAAGAGGTGACATACAGTCAATGGTTCACACAATGCTCTCTCCGATGCTAAGAACTGAGAGTGTGGGACATCCTGATATTTCTGATACTAACACCTTACTACCAGCTTCGGATCCATCTCAAACCACTAGTTCAAGTGCAGCGTGCAGAGACTCTAATGTAGAAGATTCAGTACAAAGGAATGGTGGCAGCTCAAAATCAGTGACCTTACCAAAACTGCCTCTGCAGTTGGTTGATGAAAACAATGCATGCATTGATCTATCAGTTGGAGAAGATAAAGCCGTTAAATTGTCCTCATCCTCAATGTCAATACTAGTATTTATTGACTGGTCAGGGAAGCTTTTGGAGAAATATGATGCATATTATTTGGAAAACTTGCCAGAAGTATTCAAAAATGGGCCCGTGACGAAGAAAGCTCGTACTGAACCTCTCTCGTTGTACACCTGCCTAGAAGCTTTTCTCCGTGAAGAGCCATTGGTTCCTGAAGACATGTG GTACTGTCCTCAGTGCAAGGAACGAAGGCAAGCAAGCAAGAAGCTAGATCTTTGGAGGCTCCCAGAAGTGCTTGTTATCCATTTAAAGAGGTTCTCATACAGCAGGTCGATGAAGCACAAGCTGGAAACCTTTGTCAATTTTCCTATACACGACTTTGATTTGACGAACTATATAGccaacaaaaataatgcaaGCCGCCAACTCTATGAACTCTATGCCTTGACCAATCACTATGGCGGAATGGGAAGTGGGCACTATACTGCCCATATCAAG CTTCTAGATGAAAACAGGTGGTACAATTTTGACGACAGCCACATATCGCCCATAAACGAAGAAGATGTAAAGTCAGCTGCCGCTTACGTGCTTTTCTACCGGCGGGTGAAAACAGAGGATGCCTCGGTAAGCAATGGAGCACAGTCCTCTGTGGATCACATCATTTATTCACGAAAGTAA